A window of Gloeocapsa sp. PCC 7428 contains these coding sequences:
- a CDS encoding ZIP family metal transporter, whose translation MNEFLTVLAFAALPALGNFAGGILAEFIIASDRALSLALHAATGVVVAVISLELIPASLRVDAPLMTVISFVAGGLFFIVVDQVTQLVKTRFGSGDIDVGASIIFLGVAVDLFTDGVMIGTGSTIATELGLLLALGQVPADVPEGLATIIAFKRQGVPRRRRFQIAAAFAIPIFLGATIGYWLIRGQSELVKMALLTFTAGILTTLVVEEIIPEAHQDGEARFATLLFLGGFALFGLLSAFLG comes from the coding sequence ATGAATGAGTTCTTGACAGTGCTGGCATTTGCTGCATTACCTGCACTCGGCAACTTTGCGGGTGGGATACTAGCAGAATTTATTATTGCGTCTGATCGCGCTCTTAGTTTGGCACTTCATGCTGCAACAGGAGTTGTGGTAGCGGTTATCTCCCTCGAACTGATTCCAGCATCTCTCCGAGTGGATGCACCCTTGATGACCGTCATCTCCTTTGTGGCAGGTGGTCTTTTCTTCATTGTGGTGGATCAGGTTACGCAACTAGTTAAAACTCGGTTTGGCAGCGGTGATATAGATGTTGGAGCCTCGATAATTTTTCTAGGAGTGGCGGTGGATCTATTTACCGATGGGGTGATGATTGGGACAGGTTCAACTATAGCCACTGAGTTAGGGTTACTTCTCGCATTAGGTCAGGTTCCAGCAGATGTGCCGGAAGGACTTGCTACCATTATTGCCTTTAAGCGACAAGGTGTCCCTCGTCGCAGACGGTTCCAAATTGCGGCTGCTTTTGCGATTCCAATCTTCTTAGGAGCAACCATCGGCTATTGGTTGATACGTGGACAATCTGAGCTAGTTAAAATGGCACTGTTGACCTTTACGGCCGGAATACTCACGACCTTGGTTGTGGAGGAAATTATCCCAGAAGCCCATCAAGACGGTGAAGCCCGATTTGCAACGCTGCTCTTTTTAGGTGGCTTTGCGCTGTTTGGGCTGTTGTCGGCATTTCTGGGGTAA
- a CDS encoding YnfA family protein, whose product MSTINSLFLFVLPGLCEIGGGYLVWLWLREGKRLWLVLCGAALLTTYGFVATFQPANFGRAYAAYGGVFIILSIPRGWRIDNVVPDRLD is encoded by the coding sequence ATGAGTACGATCAATTCATTGTTTCTATTCGTTCTGCCTGGTTTGTGTGAAATCGGAGGTGGCTATTTAGTTTGGTTATGGTTGCGTGAAGGTAAAAGGCTGTGGTTGGTGCTATGTGGGGCTGCTTTGCTAACAACTTATGGCTTTGTTGCAACCTTTCAACCCGCAAATTTTGGTCGGGCTTATGCTGCTTACGGTGGAGTTTTCATCATCCTCTCCATCCCCAGAGGATGGAGAATCGACAATGTTGTACCTGATCGCCTGGATTGA
- a CDS encoding DUF305 domain-containing protein, with amino-acid sequence MMAQMVLANSDRPEIRELAQNIIDTQTAEINQMQQWYQDWYQ; translated from the coding sequence ATGATGGCGCAAATGGTGTTAGCCAATAGCGATCGCCCAGAAATCCGAGAACTAGCACAAAACATTATTGATACTCAAACGGCTGAAATTAACCAGATGCAGCAATGGTATCAAGACTGGTATCAGTAG
- a CDS encoding DUF305 domain-containing protein, which yields MIGLLTGDAVTTLALLLTVKPLPQVSQAHFNPLSTLSSQTIPGMWGMIGQPDQHFMVIMIPHHEGANTMADLALERSQLSEIRTLAQFIKDTQALDIEQM from the coding sequence TTGATTGGGCTTCTGACAGGTGATGCGGTAACAACCTTAGCTCTGTTGCTAACTGTCAAGCCACTTCCCCAGGTTTCTCAAGCCCATTTTAATCCTTTATCGACCCTATCCTCTCAAACTATTCCTGGAATGTGGGGCATGATAGGACAACCCGATCAACACTTTATGGTGATAATGATTCCCCATCATGAAGGCGCGAACACAATGGCAGACCTGGCATTAGAGCGATCGCAGCTTTCTGAAATTCGCACCCTTGCTCAGTTCATTAAAGACACTCAAGCCCTCGATATTGAACAAATGTAA
- a CDS encoding multicopper oxidase domain-containing protein, which produces MDLSLKRRSLIGGGILSFGTLLSKLLPSSAFARTPTSGDTSTPLGHSVPVHGGSMTMGDVDNFRNGFDPQVILTDWEGGKVSQLTDGRTLREFELSIAEQEVEIAPGVVYPAWTYNGRVPGPTLRVTEGDRVRIRFKNPGVHPHTLHFHGIHSARQDGVPGTLEAFPEQEVVYEFDAKPFGCHLYHCHSAPFKRHLHKGLYGAFIIDPDPKQHPDQQEKAQSRLLGSPQNAKWQEFLMVMNAFDTNFDEENEFYAVNTIPHEFMKRPIQIERDRPVRVYLINVTEFDPINSFHLHGNFFDYYDHGTTLIPTLRTVDTIMQCQAQRGILEFTFQKHELGIYMFHAHQSEFLELGWMSAFEVVA; this is translated from the coding sequence ATGGATTTGAGCCTCAAGCGGCGATCGCTCATCGGTGGTGGCATATTAAGTTTTGGGACATTGCTGAGTAAGCTTTTGCCCAGTAGTGCCTTTGCTCGAACTCCCACTTCTGGGGACACTAGCACACCTTTAGGTCATTCTGTGCCTGTGCATGGAGGCAGTATGACGATGGGAGACGTAGACAATTTCCGCAATGGGTTTGATCCGCAAGTTATCTTGACAGATTGGGAGGGAGGAAAAGTCTCGCAATTAACTGATGGTAGGACGTTGCGAGAGTTTGAATTATCAATTGCAGAACAGGAGGTTGAGATTGCTCCTGGAGTGGTTTATCCTGCCTGGACGTACAATGGGCGCGTTCCGGGTCCAACGCTGCGAGTCACGGAAGGCGATCGCGTCCGGATTCGCTTCAAAAATCCAGGTGTTCATCCACACACGCTACATTTTCACGGCATTCATTCAGCACGGCAAGACGGTGTTCCTGGCACGCTTGAAGCATTTCCTGAACAGGAAGTGGTTTATGAGTTTGATGCCAAACCCTTTGGCTGTCACCTCTATCATTGTCACTCTGCTCCGTTCAAACGACACCTGCACAAAGGACTCTACGGCGCGTTTATTATCGACCCTGATCCTAAACAACATCCTGACCAACAAGAAAAAGCCCAGTCTCGGTTACTCGGTAGTCCGCAGAACGCCAAGTGGCAAGAGTTTCTCATGGTGATGAACGCATTTGACACCAATTTTGACGAGGAGAACGAATTCTATGCGGTCAATACGATTCCGCATGAGTTTATGAAACGCCCGATTCAGATTGAGCGCGATCGCCCAGTACGAGTGTATTTGATCAATGTCACTGAGTTTGACCCGATCAATTCCTTCCATCTCCACGGAAACTTTTTTGATTACTACGACCACGGAACCACGTTAATACCAACGTTGCGAACGGTTGATACTATCATGCAATGCCAAGCCCAGCGAGGCATTTTGGAGTTTACATTTCAGAAGCATGAACTGGGCATTTATATGTTCCACGCTCACCAGTCAGAATTTTTGGAACTCGGTTGGATGAGTGCATTTGAGGTGGTGGCATGA
- a CDS encoding ZIP family metal transporter, translating into MRKTLLWIILPLVALALAIGVFLSSNPLEPLGVSAPPIEKLTVERTLLGDQGISLLVRASGSEPMQIAQIQVDGAYWQFTQTPPGELPRLQTAWIKLPYPWVLDEAHHIRFITDTGIGFDHEIAVAVPTPQFSLIRILAYALLGLYIGVMPVTLGMLFYPALKQLGGQGMKFILALTVGMLAFLLVDTLEEGLELATKSASAFSASALVWLVAITSFLAILAIGRQGGKSPEGKALASYLALGIGWHNLGEGLAVGTAFAAGEAALGSLLVVGFTLHNITEGIGIAAPLVDARPKFTTFLSLIALAGLPAVIGAWIGAFTFSPHWAAVFLGIGVGAILQVMVEVGAYLIRTAHRSGSNWLSTVSLIGFSLGLAIMYGTALLVNF; encoded by the coding sequence ATGAGAAAGACATTGCTTTGGATCATCTTGCCGCTCGTTGCACTGGCGCTCGCGATCGGAGTATTTCTTTCTAGCAATCCACTTGAACCATTAGGAGTTTCAGCCCCTCCAATTGAGAAGCTTACAGTAGAGCGAACTTTGCTAGGCGATCAAGGTATCTCTTTATTAGTGAGAGCCAGCGGCTCAGAACCGATGCAAATTGCCCAAATTCAGGTTGACGGAGCCTACTGGCAATTTACCCAAACGCCACCTGGAGAATTACCCCGATTGCAAACGGCTTGGATCAAATTGCCTTACCCCTGGGTGCTCGATGAGGCGCATCACATTCGGTTCATCACCGATACGGGAATCGGGTTTGATCATGAGATTGCTGTTGCCGTACCAACGCCCCAATTTTCGTTGATTCGCATTTTGGCGTATGCGCTGCTGGGGTTATATATAGGAGTCATGCCTGTAACTCTAGGAATGCTGTTCTACCCAGCTTTAAAACAATTAGGCGGACAGGGAATGAAGTTCATTTTGGCACTGACCGTTGGCATGCTGGCATTTCTTCTCGTAGACACATTGGAGGAAGGATTAGAACTTGCAACGAAGTCAGCAAGTGCTTTCTCTGCTAGTGCGCTTGTTTGGCTTGTTGCTATCACCTCGTTTCTTGCGATTTTGGCGATTGGCAGACAAGGTGGCAAATCTCCAGAAGGGAAGGCACTTGCAAGTTATTTGGCATTGGGAATTGGCTGGCATAATTTGGGAGAGGGATTGGCAGTTGGCACTGCTTTTGCAGCTGGAGAAGCAGCACTTGGTTCACTGCTCGTCGTTGGGTTCACCCTGCATAACATTACAGAGGGAATCGGAATTGCTGCGCCTCTGGTTGATGCACGCCCTAAATTCACGACGTTCCTCAGTTTAATTGCCTTAGCAGGACTGCCCGCTGTTATTGGCGCTTGGATTGGAGCCTTTACCTTTTCACCTCACTGGGCAGCAGTTTTCTTAGGCATTGGAGTCGGAGCAATCTTGCAAGTGATGGTGGAGGTTGGAGCATACTTGATACGCACTGCTCATCGATCAGGTAGTAACTGGCTCTCTACTGTCAGTCTAATTGGATTTAGTTTAGGTTTAGCCATCATGTATGGAACTGCACTTCTCGTCAATTTCTAA
- a CDS encoding ubiquinol-cytochrome c reductase iron-sulfur subunit yields MNRRAFFRWIGLGWLTSTLLPILVACGFKRIAANSRSDGFVVVGNVSELDQSAGKLQVQVGNTRLIVVGSASHPQTIVALNPTCPHAGCIVKWEDNQSQFVCPCHGSEFDSRGQVTQDPATRDLVSYSLKVENQSILVKLN; encoded by the coding sequence ATGAATCGCCGCGCTTTCTTTAGATGGATAGGACTGGGATGGCTAACCAGCACATTGCTACCGATTCTGGTAGCCTGTGGCTTCAAACGCATTGCTGCCAATTCACGATCGGATGGCTTTGTGGTAGTTGGCAACGTGTCTGAGTTAGATCAATCCGCAGGCAAACTGCAAGTCCAAGTCGGTAATACTCGACTCATCGTAGTGGGTAGTGCTTCTCACCCCCAGACAATTGTGGCACTCAATCCCACCTGTCCCCACGCTGGATGCATTGTGAAGTGGGAAGATAATCAGAGCCAGTTTGTCTGCCCCTGTCATGGATCTGAATTTGATTCGCGTGGACAAGTCACTCAAGATCCAGCCACGAGAGATTTAGTAAGTTACTCCCTTAAAGTTGAAAATCAATCAATTCTTGTCAAGCTGAATTAG
- a CDS encoding tetratricopeptide repeat protein produces the protein MFTQASTQLERGNFQGAIQDFSQVIELNPDYMEAYCERGLAYAFLGDYQEAIEGFRQAIEIDPNHVDAYARWGTALASVGDLQGAIEKFDETLRLAPNFLDAYYNRGLAHYSLNNHEQAVEDFTQVIQLEPALAQAYGRRGLAYYALSNRSAAISDLQQAATLFQQQGDRVGYQQTLDLIQIIQ, from the coding sequence TTGTTCACTCAGGCTTCAACACAGTTGGAGCGGGGAAACTTTCAAGGAGCAATTCAGGATTTTAGCCAAGTGATAGAGCTTAATCCCGATTATATGGAAGCCTACTGTGAGCGTGGTCTTGCCTATGCATTTTTGGGAGACTATCAAGAAGCAATTGAGGGATTTCGTCAAGCTATTGAAATTGATCCAAACCATGTTGATGCTTACGCTCGCTGGGGGACTGCTCTGGCGAGTGTTGGAGATTTACAAGGGGCAATTGAAAAGTTTGATGAAACTCTAAGACTTGCTCCCAATTTTCTTGATGCTTACTACAACCGAGGTTTGGCTCACTACAGTCTTAATAACCATGAACAAGCTGTTGAGGATTTTACACAGGTCATCCAGCTTGAGCCAGCGCTGGCTCAAGCATACGGTCGTCGAGGTCTTGCTTACTATGCTTTGAGCAATCGTTCCGCAGCCATTTCAGATTTACAGCAAGCGGCTACTCTCTTTCAGCAGCAAGGCGATCGGGTTGGCTACCAACAAACACTTGATTTAATTCAGATTATTCAATGA
- a CDS encoding TVP38/TMEM64 family protein, producing the protein MKRKRRKKQHLLNRQNTIALTILLLYLLICGWLWIRPEFDLFSAEGLKQATQRWGWLGVLVYTGILTLSVVISPIPSAPLAVVAGMIWGPILAGIYSVIGGFLGGLLAYFIGYTLGRSAVHALTGKLIYFSKNRGEVYLGWVIFITRLLPVLSFDLISYGAGITGLSLPIYATATLLGMIPSTFFLTFLGSTFTVGLPLGIVLSILFLILLIGLPYSIHRYNWFNMRDIIHLE; encoded by the coding sequence ATGAAGCGCAAGCGACGAAAAAAGCAGCACCTTCTCAACCGTCAGAATACCATTGCCCTGACCATCCTGCTGTTGTATCTACTAATTTGCGGGTGGCTCTGGATTCGACCGGAGTTTGATCTATTTTCTGCTGAAGGGCTGAAACAAGCGACTCAACGTTGGGGATGGCTGGGAGTACTGGTTTACACGGGTATTCTGACGCTATCTGTTGTGATCAGCCCGATTCCAAGTGCCCCACTTGCGGTTGTGGCTGGGATGATCTGGGGTCCAATTTTGGCAGGAATTTATAGTGTCATTGGCGGTTTCTTAGGTGGTTTGCTGGCATACTTTATTGGCTATACACTAGGGCGATCGGCTGTCCATGCGCTAACAGGGAAACTCATCTACTTCTCTAAAAATCGAGGGGAAGTTTATCTTGGTTGGGTGATCTTCATCACACGCCTACTTCCAGTGTTATCATTTGATCTGATTAGCTATGGAGCCGGTATCACAGGACTCTCATTGCCAATTTATGCTACTGCAACATTGCTTGGCATGATTCCATCTACTTTTTTTCTAACATTTTTAGGTTCAACATTTACAGTTGGTTTACCGTTAGGGATTGTTCTTTCTATTCTGTTCCTGATTCTGTTGATAGGTTTACCGTATAGTATTCATCGGTACAACTGGTTCAATATGAGAGATATTATTCACTTGGAATGA
- a CDS encoding F510_1955 family glycosylhydrolase — MSQSNSNQGKAAKWLAYAVPAIVFFIALGGAAWLFSRTSQPTRSNLSSAASQSPSNQTDNLLAPTTSEASLKPAENWQANNHIHGLTVSPDSFQIIYVASHNGLLKRSETGRWYWVKERYDYMGFIAHPTDANRFYASGHPPEGGNLGFQVSRNQGVDWQEVSMSGVDFHAMAIAPSRPDIIYGLATSGERGFFVSHDAGQTWVQQPANGLEVMPFSLKVDPLNAERVVATTQAGLYESQDAGKTWSLIPSTATAPIVGLALQADGDRTVMFGYRVSPANTGLYRSVDNGQTWELWSSNGLEGTVLYLAVAPSNAQIFYAINENNIVFQSQDGGKTWNELS, encoded by the coding sequence ATGAGTCAGTCAAATTCAAACCAGGGAAAGGCTGCAAAATGGTTAGCTTACGCTGTCCCTGCAATCGTATTTTTCATAGCCTTAGGAGGTGCAGCCTGGTTATTTAGTCGTACCAGCCAGCCTACCAGAAGCAATTTGTCCAGTGCTGCATCTCAATCGCCATCCAACCAAACGGATAACTTACTAGCGCCCACTACTTCAGAAGCGTCTCTAAAACCAGCAGAGAACTGGCAGGCAAACAATCACATTCATGGATTAACCGTCAGCCCTGATAGTTTTCAAATTATCTATGTTGCCAGTCATAATGGTCTTCTAAAGCGATCTGAGACAGGTCGATGGTATTGGGTAAAAGAACGGTACGATTACATGGGTTTCATCGCTCACCCAACTGACGCAAATCGCTTCTATGCCAGTGGCCATCCACCAGAAGGTGGCAACTTGGGGTTTCAAGTGAGCCGAAATCAAGGAGTAGATTGGCAAGAAGTTTCCATGTCAGGAGTAGATTTTCATGCAATGGCGATCGCACCTAGCCGCCCTGACATCATTTACGGTCTAGCCACATCTGGAGAACGAGGCTTCTTTGTATCGCACGATGCTGGTCAAACCTGGGTACAGCAGCCTGCAAATGGTTTAGAGGTAATGCCGTTTAGCCTTAAAGTTGATCCTCTCAATGCAGAGCGAGTGGTAGCGACAACACAAGCCGGGCTATATGAAAGTCAAGATGCGGGCAAAACGTGGTCACTCATTCCCAGCACAGCTACTGCTCCAATAGTAGGATTAGCACTGCAAGCAGATGGCGACAGGACGGTGATGTTTGGATATCGCGTCTCTCCTGCCAATACTGGACTATACCGCAGCGTGGACAATGGACAAACCTGGGAGCTTTGGAGCAGCAATGGACTAGAGGGCACAGTTTTGTATCTAGCTGTTGCTCCCAGTAATGCACAGATTTTCTACGCTATTAATGAGAACAATATTGTTTTCCAATCACAGGACGGTGGTAAAACATGGAATGAACTAAGTTAG
- a CDS encoding heavy metal-responsive transcriptional regulator — MRRLSQNRLPEKLLKIGELAEQSDVAVGTIRYYETLGLIEPTHRSESGYRYYTTDAIKRVQFIKKAQSLQFSLSEIQQILGVRHQGDPACPLVRDLLNRKIAELDAQLDRIKTLKVELEIYRDRWADRPFDDPYSQELCSMIEEVAGHVLSND; from the coding sequence ATGAGAAGACTGAGCCAAAACCGATTGCCAGAGAAACTGCTCAAGATTGGAGAGCTGGCAGAGCAGAGCGATGTTGCAGTAGGAACTATTCGCTATTACGAAACATTGGGGTTGATTGAACCGACCCACAGAAGCGAAAGTGGCTACCGTTATTACACTACTGATGCGATTAAGCGCGTGCAGTTTATCAAGAAGGCGCAATCTCTCCAGTTTTCCCTGTCCGAAATTCAGCAGATTTTGGGTGTTCGACATCAAGGCGATCCAGCTTGCCCACTAGTGCGAGACCTATTAAACCGAAAAATTGCTGAGTTGGACGCGCAACTCGATCGCATCAAGACGCTTAAGGTCGAGCTAGAAATATATCGCGATCGCTGGGCAGATCGCCCGTTCGATGATCCTTACAGCCAAGAGCTTTGCAGCATGATTGAAGAAGTGGCTGGGCATGTGCTTTCTAACGATTAA
- the merF gene encoding mercury resistance system transport protein MerF, translating into MKLKAALIASLTGTVIIALCYFTPVLVIGLGVIGLSAWIGYLDYVLLPTLGAMVGLTIVSYWRYRH; encoded by the coding sequence GTGAAACTTAAGGCAGCCCTAATTGCTAGCCTGACTGGAACGGTCATCATTGCACTCTGTTACTTCACCCCAGTCTTGGTCATTGGATTGGGAGTGATTGGTTTAAGTGCGTGGATTGGCTATCTCGATTATGTTCTGCTGCCTACTTTAGGTGCAATGGTTGGGCTGACTATTGTTTCCTACTGGCGCTATCGTCACTAG
- a CDS encoding heavy metal-responsive transcriptional regulator — translation MKEGLLIGELSQRVHLPTQTIRYYERLGLLKAPRRTASHYRLYTAEDEERLRFIQKAKQFGLSLDEIEQLIEIRSRGTPPCNDLKRMVKQHLDELDHRIQAMLAFRQDLANRYEQIEASLADASATPTKTHCNGIVCGLIERSIETSDLGGNCET, via the coding sequence ATGAAAGAAGGTTTATTGATCGGTGAGTTGAGTCAGCGAGTGCATCTGCCTACCCAGACGATTCGATATTATGAACGACTGGGACTGCTTAAAGCACCCAGACGTACCGCATCGCACTATCGCCTTTATACCGCAGAGGATGAAGAACGACTGCGCTTTATTCAAAAAGCTAAGCAGTTTGGGCTATCGCTGGATGAAATCGAACAATTGATCGAGATTAGGTCCCGTGGAACGCCTCCTTGTAATGATCTCAAGCGTATGGTGAAGCAACACCTCGATGAATTAGATCATCGGATTCAAGCGATGCTGGCGTTTCGCCAAGACTTAGCCAATCGATATGAGCAGATTGAAGCCTCACTTGCTGACGCATCTGCTACCCCAACTAAAACCCATTGCAACGGGATAGTTTGTGGATTAATTGAGCGATCAATCGAGACCAGTGATCTTGGAGGAAACTGTGAAACTTAA
- a CDS encoding thioredoxin family protein — MTKRLVEVFTAGCPLCDETVKLVQSLACESCEIQVWDLREGCSTHKCREKANQYGIHRVPAVVVNGKLTECCQNQQPISREALIAAGIGQR, encoded by the coding sequence ATGACTAAGCGTTTAGTTGAAGTCTTTACAGCAGGTTGCCCGCTGTGTGATGAAACCGTCAAATTGGTGCAATCGTTAGCATGTGAAAGCTGCGAGATTCAGGTGTGGGATTTGCGTGAAGGGTGTTCAACCCACAAATGCCGTGAGAAAGCCAATCAATACGGGATTCATCGGGTTCCAGCAGTTGTGGTTAATGGCAAACTAACAGAGTGTTGTCAAAATCAGCAGCCGATTTCCCGTGAAGCACTAATCGCGGCTGGCATTGGACAACGATAG
- a CDS encoding helix-turn-helix domain-containing protein — MNLKTSQAELAQQAGIHLQSIGKIESGKTTRLNSKSRVGLARALQIIQEYLDAVCQGVPVSDIGQQLKICPQCGTPGTEAEPMCLHPRSKFCFACETRLRAPCLSCNEATCPSSFASALYVALLKSRTRNWYDRGHGLKIKLLSIAAFWIAECNRG, encoded by the coding sequence ATGAACCTCAAAACGAGTCAAGCCGAACTCGCGCAACAAGCAGGAATTCACTTGCAAAGTATCGGCAAGATTGAATCAGGAAAGACAACGCGACTAAACTCCAAATCGCGTGTTGGATTAGCACGAGCGTTGCAGATTATACAAGAATATTTAGATGCGGTTTGTCAAGGAGTGCCTGTATCAGATATTGGGCAGCAGTTGAAGATTTGTCCTCAATGTGGGACGCCAGGAACTGAAGCTGAACCGATGTGTTTGCATCCTCGCTCCAAATTTTGTTTTGCTTGTGAAACACGATTGCGCGCTCCCTGTCTCAGTTGTAATGAGGCGACGTGTCCCTCAAGTTTCGCTTCTGCCCTTTATGTGGCACTACTTAAAAGTAGAACTCGGAACTGGTATGACAGAGGTCATGGCTTAAAGATTAAATTATTGTCTATTGCTGCTTTTTGGATCGCAGAATGCAATCGCGGGTGA
- a CDS encoding DUF4238 domain-containing protein, with protein MPNPKRHHKIPHFYLDQWKDPCSEKSTIWIFNKDSLDCSPRLTKDAFVEGHYFTEQELDGTRHAPLENYLNRNETIAATLLPRLEANDPLTEYDGETPLPAADRNVLRQFIVGLFVRSAWWRELLPHVISYANAKTNQEVKSRTQRELEQDLRQQGFNRTDRRKALRENKKKQPSIDSSLQELTASWITKVHPQFIINASNQLELAKTLPFTIVRVEGLPLLTSDTPCIIEEDPSIFQLHREKVLGSAFICPLTPHLAFVGALGLKDEYATFDSNWSRLFNARIRANAQKELIANTKDVDETWFLNNQKPPRTMQEMLEPSIKRLFVGTKVKNKGFGRK; from the coding sequence GTGCCAAATCCTAAGCGTCATCATAAAATTCCACATTTCTATCTAGATCAATGGAAAGATCCCTGTAGCGAGAAATCTACTATCTGGATTTTTAACAAAGATAGCCTTGACTGTTCGCCTCGCCTGACCAAGGATGCTTTTGTAGAAGGACATTACTTTACCGAGCAAGAGCTAGATGGTACACGCCACGCTCCATTAGAGAATTATCTGAACAGAAATGAAACTATCGCAGCCACCCTCCTTCCTCGTTTGGAGGCAAACGACCCCCTGACGGAATACGATGGCGAAACGCCCCTGCCGGCGGCAGATCGCAATGTGCTTCGGCAATTTATCGTGGGTTTGTTCGTACGAAGTGCTTGGTGGCGGGAACTTCTGCCTCACGTAATTAGCTATGCGAATGCAAAAACTAATCAAGAAGTGAAAAGCCGAACACAGCGAGAGCTAGAACAGGATTTGCGTCAACAAGGGTTCAATAGAACTGATCGTCGTAAAGCATTGAGAGAGAACAAGAAAAAACAGCCGTCAATTGACTCATCTTTGCAGGAATTAACCGCTTCTTGGATTACTAAAGTACATCCTCAATTCATTATTAATGCATCAAACCAATTAGAACTAGCGAAAACTCTTCCCTTCACGATTGTTAGAGTTGAAGGATTACCGTTATTAACTTCTGATACGCCATGCATCATTGAAGAAGATCCATCCATTTTTCAACTTCATAGAGAAAAAGTACTAGGTAGTGCTTTTATTTGTCCGCTTACTCCTCACTTAGCTTTTGTAGGGGCGTTAGGACTGAAGGATGAATATGCTACTTTTGATTCTAATTGGTCTAGATTATTTAATGCAAGGATACGTGCAAATGCGCAAAAAGAACTTATTGCCAATACTAAAGATGTAGATGAAACTTGGTTTTTGAACAACCAAAAACCACCAAGAACGATGCAAGAAATGTTAGAACCTTCCATAAAAAGGTTATTTGTGGGTACAAAGGTTAAGAACAAAGGATTTGGACGTAAGTAA
- a CDS encoding ParA family protein produces the protein MSRVITLFNQSGGVGKSTLTMNLGYHLAQRQQRVLLVDMDPQASLTVFMGLEPSELGNTVYEAIVIGEQLPIYKNIHNMDLAPANINLSGAELELVVADMRDVRLKEALKPILKQYDFILIDCPPSLGILSYISLVASTHVLIPIQTQYKALKGTELLLNTIGRVRSRANRKLKIAGVIPTMHDSRTVQGEMSLQSIQEHLSQIGKIYPTIPRSVAFADASQDHAPLALYNAKHPAVSLLKQIAKNLEVMS, from the coding sequence ATGAGTAGGGTAATTACGCTGTTTAATCAATCAGGGGGAGTAGGTAAAAGTACATTGACAATGAATCTAGGCTACCATTTGGCTCAACGGCAGCAGCGAGTTTTACTCGTTGATATGGACCCACAGGCATCGCTGACCGTATTTATGGGCTTGGAGCCATCAGAACTAGGCAACACAGTGTATGAAGCGATTGTTATTGGCGAACAGCTACCAATCTATAAGAACATTCATAACATGGATTTGGCTCCTGCCAACATTAACTTGAGTGGGGCAGAACTAGAATTGGTAGTAGCAGATATGCGAGATGTACGTCTAAAGGAAGCGCTAAAGCCGATTCTGAAACAATACGATTTCATTTTGATAGACTGTCCCCCCTCCCTCGGTATTCTTAGCTATATCAGCCTAGTAGCTTCAACTCATGTCTTAATTCCCATTCAGACGCAGTACAAAGCCCTAAAAGGAACAGAACTTTTGTTAAATACAATTGGTCGCGTGCGGTCTCGCGCCAATCGCAAGCTAAAAATTGCTGGTGTAATTCCAACAATGCATGATTCTCGGACTGTACAAGGCGAAATGAGTTTACAGTCAATTCAAGAGCATTTATCCCAAATCGGGAAAATTTATCCAACCATTCCTCGGTCAGTTGCCTTTGCGGATGCTTCACAAGATCACGCACCGCTTGCCCTCTACAATGCTAAACACCCAGCGGTTAGCCTCCTCAAGCAAATTGCCAAAAATTTGGAGGTGATGTCATGA